Proteins found in one Hirundo rustica isolate bHirRus1 chromosome Z, bHirRus1.pri.v3, whole genome shotgun sequence genomic segment:
- the TMEM215 gene encoding transmembrane protein 215: MARTLRPDDINPRTGLVVALVSVFLVFGFMFTVSGIKGETLGDIPLLAIGPAICLPGIAAIALTRKTDGCTKCPENMRPCCKEIKDRDVMELLRTPSDLESGKGSCDELARKAYRKDRRGRRGEDTVFICTTSTTAAATGECKSLSEKVEQEEMLKYLESCYPEMPENVFVGDGSTYSALERKSSSPSRDSAPCPDIEDNIFVAPKDSIIVCSYKDNSPYDRYCCYINPTGVNSDQETVV, from the coding sequence ATGGCGCGGACCCTGAGACCCGACGACATCAACCCTCGGACGGGACTGGTGGTGGCTCTGGTCAGCGTCTTTCTGGTGTTCGGCTTCATGTTCACCGTGTCTGGCATCAAGGGAGAGACCCTAGGAGACATCCCGCTGCTGGCCATCGGGCCGGCCATCTGCCTGCCGGGCATCGCCGCCATTGCCCTCACCCGAAAGACCGACGGCTGCACCAAATGTCCCGAGAACATGCGTCCGTGCTGTAAGGAAATCAAGGACCGGGATGTCATGGAGCTGCTAAGGACCCCCTCGGACCTGGAGTCTGGCAAGGGAAGTTGTGACGAGTTGGCCAGGAAAGCTTACCGCAAGGACAGGAGAGGGCGGAGGGGAGAGGACACCGTGTTCATctgcaccaccagcaccaccgCCGCTGCCACGGGAGAGTGCAAGAGCCTCTCCGAAAaggtggagcaggaggagatgcTGAAATACCTGGAGAGCTGTTACCCAGAGATGCCAGAGAATGTGTTCGTGGGGGATGGCTCCACATACAGTGCCTTGGAGAGGAAGAGCTCTtctcccagcagggacagcgCTCCTTGCCCTGACATTGAAGACAACATTTTTGTGGCTCCTAAAGATAGTATCATTGTCTGCTCTTACAAGGATAACAGCCCTTATGACAGGTACTGTTGTTACATAAACCCCACTGGAGTCAATTCAGACCAGGAGACCGTTGTGTGA